The Alosa sapidissima isolate fAloSap1 chromosome 16, fAloSap1.pri, whole genome shotgun sequence genome has a segment encoding these proteins:
- the ifit8 gene encoding interferon-induced protein with tetratricopeptide repeats 8, whose product ILPIHGYANLHKIILPFLTYLFCVYSAPDSEILLENELRKLECYHTWDLKREDTDLNFLEVKFSENILIKQEYIGNFQQNGLHFLAYIKFLQGYNAKSLEYLELALQKNTGVAKKCAVTYASLAWVYHHMGDAAAAKSYIQKVRETYNTIPGNSPEALHREVLSEKAWALMHFSKKPHYYTQSKELFQEALLKEPDDQEWNTGYAFALFHLEGLETTKEKRLPVEVSPAVQQLKKALIHDPGNPMLHVYLGLKCYKNGRNVEAWEHINKSIGMAPDNLTVVLRVAKFMKKVQSYDMALHILLRMLKRAPNSSRLHHEIGNNYRWQAIRMGQPHDPKNIGRCIFHFEEGARLNPSYIYPQVELAKRYAEVNNAEEAEKKFQKLFALPDLQPKDLQACHRMYGDFHLHHLGAVATAVKHYKLGMRLQKISTEWYQCRSRLFKVMHSDHKGIFNILEFLDSFRMAEQDHTDPAGHDSDECTRQ is encoded by the exons atactgcccatccatGGCTATGCCAATTTGCacaaaataattttaccatttttaacatatttattttgtgtgtacAGTGCACCAGACAGTGAGATTCTGCTTGAAAATGAACTAAGGAAGCTGGAGTGTTACCACACCTGGGACCTAAAGAGAGAAGACACAGATCTCAACTTCCTGGAGGTCAAGTTTAGTGAGAATATCCTCATCAAACAAGAATATATCGGTAATTTTCAACAAAATGGACTTCACTTTTTGGCCTACATCAAATTCTTGCAGGGTTACAATGCCAAGTCCCTTGAATACCTTGAACTAGCACTGCAGAAAAATACTGGCGTTGCTAAAAAATGTGCTGTGACCTATGCAAGCTTGGCCTGGGTGTATCACCATATGGGAGATGCTGCAGCAGCCAAGTCCTACATACAGAAAGTAAGGGAGACTTACAACACCATCCCTGGGAACTCGCCAGAAGCTCTGCACCGGGAGGTGCTCAGTGAAAAGGCCTGGGCTCTCATGCACTTCTCCAAAAAGCCACACTACTACACCCAATCCAAAGAGCTCTTCCAAGAGGCCCTGCTAAAAGAACCAGACGACCAGGAGTGGAACACAGGGTATGCCTTTGCCCTATTCCACCTCGAGGGTCTGGAGACCACAAAAGAAAAAAGGCTCCCTGTGGAAGTCTCCCCTGCTGTACAGCAGCTCAAAAAAGCCCTGATCCATGACCCAGGCAATCCGATGCTTCATGTTTATCTGGGCCTGAAGTGCTATAAGAATGGACGGAACGTTGAGGCTTGGGAGCACATAAACAAATCCATCGGCATGGCACCGGACAACCTGACTGTTGTTCTACGGGTGGCCAAGTTCATGAAGAAAGTGCAGTCTTATGACATGGCACTGCACATACTGCTAAGGATGCTGAAGAGGGCGCCAAACTCCTCTCGCTTGCACCATGAAATTGGCAACAATTACCGCTGGCAAGCAATAAGAATGGGACAACCTCACGACCCCAAAAACATTGGGAGGTGCATTTTCCATTTTGAGGAGGGGGCTCGTCTCAATCCATCTTACATATACCCTCAGGTGGAGTTGGCAAAGAGGTATGCGGAAGTGAACAACGCTGAGGAAGCAGAAAAAAAATTCCAGAAACTGTTTGCCCTTCCTGATCTTCAGCCTAAAGACCTTCAGGCCTGCCACCGCATGTATGGCGACTTTCATTTGCATCACCTTGGTGCAGTAGCCACTGCTGTTAAGCACTACAAGCTCGGAATGAGGCTACAGAAAATCTCAACAGAATGGTACCAGTGTCGCTCCCGCCTTTTCAAAGTCATGCATTCTGATCACAAAGGCATTTTTAATATTCTTGAATTCCTAGATTCATTCAGGATGGCAGAGCAAGATCATACGGATCCAGCGGGCCATGATTCTGATGAG TGCACCAGACAGTGA
- the LOC121685383 gene encoding vimentin: MERLLYSPNRRADVVEHRYHSTRPSSPSVLLIPSVGAKSVELLHRSNGTLTAGLEFRPALKSTRSFDETNPFSGIIPQKMNEKEVLRGLNNRFSGFIDKVRHLEGQNKELEREIEGIKQQTQSSASISKQYEPELKELRKLVNEISLQKRQVELDYYHLEDEFHSIQLKYEQEARTRSDVENTITVVKKYISDANVVKKGLDKKAQCLQDEIKFLKKNHKEEVAEMMAQIKEAQVRPESVDFGKGDITSALRDIRIQLEGHTMSNIRDTEAGFRAHAAKLTKAAEVSREALMTTRQEISEHRRRLQSKSIELDSAMGMRQALEKQLNDLEEQHKDEMNHYQSTIRQLEHELHNSKHNMAGHLQEYQDLLNVKMALDAEIFSYRKLLEGEECRYSIVTNSNISVPYIYRQSPVYTLPCTTRHGGSTRRAEPQYKFVEEIITETTREDVEIDETESEETVDEGDKVEKLSSEEEEADARAQSGEAEEAQKQPLEEAPDSASKQNGICPEENTNTEPDETDETKHAQSEETAHQMDAMKDKRDTEKPEATDYNGTSNEGDEASTPEDQTGDKSSQETKDAQQATALTDRKSDDWKKQRAIANEQKPVCEGARDSREKSAGSDSHASSNAGSAPKSLGGNAVDVKMKESEVSRPKVQGTSTASPAPTANNGEEKLKAFRQEAKAESEVGTDVKAAKETAQPGGSVPTEGRKQSVGTPETESTEKSSAKKSPETAKQDSSQGSDNGNTTAQREGSPRAQPVKQSSEEKADEVRPLEKPHTGGVVNKEQGENTNPQEMASEGKHGNTGENLS, from the exons ATGGAACGTCTGCTGTATTCGCCAAATAGACGAGCCGATGTTGTGGAACATCGATATCATTCCACGCGTCCTTCATCACCTTCAGTGCTGCTGATTCCCAGTGTTGGCGCCAAGTCAGTCGAGTTGCTGCACAGAAGCAATGGGACACTCACAGCAGGACTCGAATTCAGACCAGCACTGAAATCAACCCGTTCCTTCGATGAAACCAATCCGTTCTCCGGCATTATACCTcagaaaatgaatgaaaaagaaGTGCTACGCGGCCTAAACAACCGGTTCTCGGGATTTATTGACAAGGTTCGTCATTTGGAAGGTCAAAATAAAGAACTAGAGCGAGAAATAGAAGGAATAAAACAACAGACACAAAGCTCTGCATCAATTTCCAAACAGTATGAGCCAGAGCTGAAAGAACTGAGAAAGCTGGTAAATGAAATAAGCCTTCAGAAACGTCAGGTTGAACTGGACTACTATCATTTGGAGGACGAATTCCATTCCATACAACTTAAATATGAGCAAGAAGCTCGCACCAGGTCGGACGTTGAGAATACAATTACAGTGGTGAAGAAATATATCAGTGATGCTAATGTTGTTAAAAAGGGACTAGACAAAAAAGCACAATGCCTTCAGGACGAAATCAAGTTTCTGAAGAAAAACCATAAAGAGGAAGTGGCAGAGATGATGGCCCAAATCAAAGAAGCCCAGGTTAGACCTGAATCTGTTGACTTTGGGAAAGGTGACATTACCTCAGCCCTAAGAGACATCCGTATTCAACTGGAAGGTCACACTATGTCCAACATTCGCGATACCGAGGCAGGTTTCCGTGCACATGCAGCAAAGTTAACCAAAGCTGCCGAGGTCAGTAGAGAGGCTCTCATGACAACAAGGCAGGAGATCAGCGAACACAGACGCAGGCTGCAGTCCAAAAGCATCGAGCTGGACTCTGCTATGGGGATGAGACAGGCTCTGGAAAAACAACTCAATGATCTCGAGGAACAGCACAAGGATGAAATGAACCACTATCAG AGCACCATAAGACAGTTGGAGCATGAGCTTCACAACTCCAAACACAATATGGCTGGACATCTTCAGGAATATCAGGACCTGCTTAATGTGAAAATGGCTTTGGATGCAGAGATCTTTTCTTACAG GAAACTCCTGGAGGGAGAAGAATGTCGCTATTCCATTGTCACAAACTCCAACATATCGGTTCCATACATATACAGGCAGTCTCCGGTCTACACACTGCCATGTACTACAAGGCATGGGGGAAGCACCCGAAGAGCAGAGCCTCAGTATAAATTTGTGGAGGAAATAATTACGGAAACAACAAGGGAGGATGTGGAAATTGATGAGACAGAGTCTGAAGAAACTGTTGATGAGGGGGACAAAGTGGAGAAACTGAGtagtgaggaggaagaggcagatGCAAGAGCACAGTCTGGAGAGGCTGAGGAGGCCCAGAAGCAGCCTTTAGAGGAGGCACCGGATTCTGCAAGCAAACAGAATGGCATCTGTCCTGAAGAGAACACGAACACCGAGCCTGATGAAACCGATGAGACCAAACACGCTCAGTCTGAAGAGACAGCCCATCAAATGGATGCAATGAAAGATAAGAGGGATACGGAGAAACCTGAAGCTACAGACTACAATGGTACCTCAAATGAAGGAGATGAGGCCTCCACACCAGAGGACCAAACGGGGGACAAATCTTCTCAGGAAACCAAAGATGCTCAGCAAGCCACTGCACTGACAGATAGGAAGAGTGATGACTGGAAAAAGCAGCGCGCCATAGCAAACGAGCAGAAGCCTGTCTGTGAAGGCGCCCGTGACAGTAGAGAAAAGTCTGCTGGGTCAGACAGCCATGCGTCATCAAATGCAGGGTCAGCACCAAAGTCATTGGGTGGTAATGCTGTAGatgtaaaaatgaaagaaagcgAAGTAAGCAGACCCAAAGTCCAGGGGACCTCCACAGCAAGCCCTGCTCCAACAGCAAACAATGGGGAAGAGAAGCTGAAAGCCTTCAGACAGGAAGCCAAAGCAGAGTCAGAGGTGGGTACTGATGTAAAGGCAGCGAAGGAAACCGCACAGCCAGGGGGGAGTGTCCCAACAGAAGGAAGAAAGCAATCTGTGGGCACACCCGAGACTGAGTCCACAGAAAAGTCCAGTGCAAAAAAGAGCCCAGAAACAGCTAAACAAGATTCCAGCCAAGGCAGTGACAATGGAAACACAACTGCACAGAGGGAAGGATCACCGAGAGCTCAACCAGTGAAACAAAGCTCCGAGGAGAAAGCAGACGAGGTGAGACCGCTGGAAAAGCCACACACAGGCGGAGTGGTCAATAAGGAACAGGGCGAAAACACAAACCCACAAGAGATGGCCAGTGAAGGCAAACACGGAAACACTGGAGAGAATCTGTCTTAA